Within Pseudomonadota bacterium, the genomic segment GACATGGATGGTTTTGCAAAAGTGATATCTCATGGGGTGAAGATTGCAAGGATTGGGGATTATCTTGTTACAGTTGGAATAAATCCAATAAGGCCGGAAACAGGATATGGTTATATTAATGCATATGAAAGGTTCGGTGTTTCAGGAGATGTGGAATGCTACAGGGTAAACAGGTTTGTTGAAAAACCGGATTTTAGCAGGGCAATGCAGTATATAGAGGAAGGGAATTATTACTGGAATAGTGGCATGTTTATCTGGCAGACAGATGCGGTCTTGAGAGGGATTGAAAGGCATATGCCAGACCTCTATGATGGACTTTTAAGGATTCAGGATGCGTTGGTTTCAAACGATAGAGAAGCGATAGGGGCAATTTATAAAAATCTTGCAAGAAGGTCTATAGATTATGGGCTTATGGAAAAGGCCGATAATGTATTAATGATCCCTTCTTATTTCAGGTGGGATGACATCGGGACATGGGCATCCCTTTTAAGGGTTCTGGAGGTTGATGAGCATGGAAACTACATAAAAGGGGATGCTATATGTTTTGATACGAGGAATTGCGTTATATATGGGGACGATCTGGTGGTGGGAACAATCGGTGTTTCCCATCTTGTCATTGTTGCGTCAAAAGATGGTATTCTCATCTGCGGCGTGGACAGGGCCCAGGAGGTGAGAAAGATAGTAAATAAGTTGTCCTCTTAGCATTTAGCAAGGGGTTATAAAATCGGGGGTTATAAGGTGATTTCTAAAGTTTTCACAGCGACCACTTATGGCATAGACGGCATAAAAATAGATGTGGAAGTCGATATATCCTTTGGATTACCCTCTTTTAATATTGTGGGATTGCCCGAAACCTCTGTGAAGGAGAGTAGAGAGAGAGTGAGGGCTGCGATAAAAAATGCTGGATTTGAGTTTCCAAACGACAGAATTACAATAAACCTTGCCCCGGCAGATGTGAGGAAGGAAGGCTCTTCTTTCGATCTGCCGATAGCTTTGGGCATACTTGCCTCCATGGGAATAATAAGGGAAGAGGCAATGAGAGATTACCTTATTGCAGGAGAACTCTCTCTCGATGGAAGGATAAAAGGTGTAAGAGGGATTTTGCCCATAACAATACTGGCAAGCAAAGATGGTATAAAAAATATCGTAGTGCCGTACGAGAATGGCAATGAAGCG encodes:
- a CDS encoding mannose-1-phosphate guanylyltransferase, coding for MEHTYCVIMAGGRGERFWPLSTELVPKPFLKLVGDKTMIQLTVERALRIVPRERIFIILGKAHTEIAKKQLEDLPDENFIVEPEGKDTAPCIGFAAVSLLKIDSKAIMVTLPADHYIPDMDGFAKVISHGVKIARIGDYLVTVGINPIRPETGYGYINAYERFGVSGDVECYRVNRFVEKPDFSRAMQYIEEGNYYWNSGMFIWQTDAVLRGIERHMPDLYDGLLRIQDALVSNDREAIGAIYKNLARRSIDYGLMEKADNVLMIPSYFRWDDIGTWASLLRVLEVDEHGNYIKGDAICFDTRNCVIYGDDLVVGTIGVSHLVIVASKDGILICGVDRAQEVRKIVNKLSS